A segment of the Kazachstania africana CBS 2517 chromosome 2, complete genome genome:
GACCTGAAAGGGCATAAACTACCACTTTAACTTAGCTCAAGACTGGTCAACGCTGCTAGGAGAGGGCAGTTGACGGAATTTACTTCTTCTGATCTGTGCATGGGCCCATAAAGAGTGTTAgtagaaaaaataatgtgAGGCAATCCCCTCAGAGCCTTTGGGGATGAGCCTTGATTTTCGTGACATGAAGCTTTTTCGAACTCTTTACAGTCTTATTACCTGATTAATTTCTCTAAGTTTTCTTATAACAAGGAATGTGAACTGAGTGGGGTGTAGGATAGTGGGCAAATCATTAATGGCGATTGCTGCGGGCTAAATTCCGAATTCGAACATTAAGTTAACTCAACTTTTGAACGATTTTTCAGGATTATCCTAAAAGATATCACTCTCATTGGAGTTCGAGTGCCATCTATGGATGTATTTCGCTTGCAATTCATCTAGGAAAGTCTTCATTATATCTATATGTTCAATCTTgtatatattgaaaataaaataaagagggattaataaaaattcattcattACGTTAAGGTAACTTATAATTTAGAACCGTGTTGGAACTTGTCACCGGCGTAGATAGCCTTGTCAcctaattcttcttcaattcttaACAATTGGTTCAATTTAGCTAATCTTTCAGATCTAGCTGGAGCACCAGTCTTGATTTGACCGGTTCTTAAACCAACGACTAAGTCAGCAATGAAGACATCTTCAGTTTCACCAGATCTGTGAGAAACCATAACACCCCAGCCAGCAGCGTAAGAATCTTGAGCGGCTTTGATGGATTCGGATAAAGTACCAATTTGGTTAAcctttaataataaagcGTTAGCagccttcttttcaatagcGGTGGCAATTCTAGCTGGGTTGGTGACAGTTAAATCATCGGCAACAATTTGGATACCAGCAGTCTTGAAGAAGTGAGACCAAGCTTCCCAGTCATCTTCAGCGAATGGATCTTCAATAGAAATAATTGGGTACTTCTTCATTAATCTGTGGTATAAGTCAGCTAATTCTGGGCCGGATAGCCATTTAGATTTATCAGAGTTTGGATTCTTGAAATCTAAATCGTACTTACCATCTCTGAAAAATTCGGAAGAGGCACAATCTAAACCGATCTTAACCTTACCATCGTGGCCAGCAGCCTTGATAGCATCAACAATTAAGTCTAAAGCTTCTTCAGGGGTTTGAATGTTTGGAGCAACACCACCTTCATCACCAACATTACCAGCAGAAGCACCATATCTC
Coding sequences within it:
- the ENO1 gene encoding phosphopyruvate hydratase ENO1 (similar to Saccharomyces cerevisiae ENO1 (YGR254W) and ENO2 (YHR174W); ancestral locus Anc_5.62) → MTVSKVYARSVYDSRGNPTVEVELTTEKGVFRAIVPSGASTGVHEALEMRDGDKSKWLGKGVLNAVNNVNSVIAPAFVKANIDVKDQKAVDDFLIKLDGTANKSKLGANAILGVSLAAARAAAAEKNVPLYVHLAQISNSKDNNVLPVPFLNVLNGGSHAGGALALQEFMIAPTGAKSFAEALRIGSEVYHNLKSLTKKRYGASAGNVGDEGGVAPNIQTPEEALDLIVDAIKAAGHDGKVKIGLDCASSEFFRDGKYDLDFKNPNSDKSKWLSGPELADLYHRLMKKYPIISIEDPFAEDDWEAWSHFFKTAGIQIVADDLTVTNPARIATAIEKKAANALLLKVNQIGTLSESIKAAQDSYAAGWGVMVSHRSGETEDVFIADLVVGLRTGQIKTGAPARSERLAKLNQLLRIEEELGDKAIYAGDKFQHGSKL